The following proteins are co-located in the Periplaneta americana isolate PAMFEO1 chromosome 12, P.americana_PAMFEO1_priV1, whole genome shotgun sequence genome:
- the LOC138710831 gene encoding heparan-alpha-glucosaminide N-acetyltransferase-like — MKEAFIVNENEQCNGSKSQLGLDQACLQIISSAHDPVTVWFQSAECDKCDFANISIAANDTASLLINTAFPVDFYLEHKNSEYCTELYSFEEHGVYGWNVSENTCSKIYTIQEPDKTYISILVAFMVFLAVLVFWNFVKCIYNSEWITQLRARSVPLSELESDLGSPSPTDAPPLIRSEVVTVMRSKGRVKSLDVFRGLSISVMIFVNYGGGQYWFFKHSPWNGLTVADLVFPWFLWIMGASIAISLRSQLRSSLSRKRLFMRVLQRSVILIALGVILNTSGRKKHNIATLRLPGVLQRIGVSYFVVASIETVFMKPQGSFQYGRWLVIQDILDSWIQWLVVLCLTALQVLLTFLLPVPDCPTGYLGPGGLHNHSLNFNCTGGAAGYIDRMVFGQEHIYKNPTCKSIYQTVMPYDPEGLLGTLTSILMVYLGVQAGRIILFYHYTFSRLVRWTVWAAFVGIIAGVLCNFSKNDGVIPVNKNLWSLSYVLALASMAFLLQSVLYLVVDAKRWWAGSPLHYAGMNSIVLYIGHEVTRQMFPWSWQPFYHTHGEYLAMNLWGTALWMFIAFVLFKKGVFITV; from the exons TGTGATTTCGCAAACATAAGTATAGCTGCAAATGATACTGCATCACTGTTAATAAATACAGCATTTCCTGTAGATTTCTACTTAGAACATAAAAATTCAGAATATTGCAc tgaATTATACAGCTTCGAAGAACATGGAGTATATGGTTGGAATGTCTCAGAGAATACCTGCTCAAAAATTTATACCATCCAGGAGCCAGATAAAacttacatat cAATACTGGTTGCATTTATGGTCTTTCTGGCCGTCCTAGTGTTTTGGAACTTTGTGAAATGTATATATAACTCAGAATGGATAACTCAGCTTAGAGCACGAAGTGTTCCATTATCAGAATTGGAGAGT GATTTGGGAAGTCCTAGTCCGACAGATGCTCCGCCATTAATAAGGTCGGAGGTTGTGACTGTTATGAGATCAAAAGGTCGAGTCAAGTCCTTGGATGTTTTTAGAGG ACTTTCAATTTCAGTCATGATATTTGTGAACTATGGTGGTGGTCAGTACTGGTTTTTCAAACACTCTCCCTGGAATGGCTTGACTGTTGCTGATTTGGTTTTCCCATG GTTCCTCTGGATTATGGGTGCAAGCATAGCCATCTCCCTTCGCTCACAACTACGTAGTTCTCTCTCACGAAAACGCCTCTTCATGCGGGTCTTGCAAAGATCTGTAATTCTCATCGCACTTGGTGTAATTCTTAACACCAGTGGGCGCAAGAAACACAATATTGCAACTCTGAGACTTCCTGGAGTGCTGCAGAGAATAGGAGTTTCTTATTTCGTTGTTGCATCCATTGAAACTGTGTTTATGAAGCCCCAAGGTTCCTTCCAG tACGGACGATGGTTGGTGATTCAAGACATACTGGACAGCTGGATTCAGTGGCTGGTAGTGCTTTGTCTTACTGCACTACAGGTTTTGTTGACCTTCCTACTGCCTGTTCCTGATTGCCCCACAGGTTATCTGGGACCTGGTGGTTTACATAACCATAGTTTAAACTTCAATTGCACTGGAGGAGCTGCTGGGTATATTGACAGAATGGTGTTTGGACAGGAACACATTTATAAGAATCCAACATGCAAATCCATTTATCAGACTGTGATGCCGTATGATCCTGAAG gTCTTCTGGGTACACTCACGTCCATCCTTATGGTATATTTAGGTGTACAAGCAGGcagaattattttgttttaccaTTATACATTTTCACGACTCGTCAGATGGACAGTGTGGGCTGCATTTGTG GGAATTATTGCTGGAGTGCTGTGCAATTTCTCAAAGAATGATGGAGTGATTCCAGTGAACAAGAACTTGTGGTCACTTTCGTATGTACTTGCTCTTGCAAGTATGGCTTTCTTGCTCCAGAGTGTGTTATACCTTGTTGTAGATGCTAAACGTTGGTGGGCTGGCAGTCCTTTGCATTATGCAG ggATGAACTCAATTGTACTGTACATCGGACATGAAGTTACCAGACAGATGTTTCCGTGGAGCTGGCAGCCATTTTACCACACCCATGGAGAATACCTGGCGATGAATTTGTGGGGGACAGCATTATGGATGTTCATTGCATTTGTTCTCTTCAAGAAAGGTGTTTTCATAACAGTGtga